A section of the Luteolibacter flavescens genome encodes:
- a CDS encoding calcium-binding protein, whose product MATQSEINALIAGLDGALAAIEADLIEQVFGDSLPLLGDGLSEAAAQGIPAAHHLLGVRDAIKGGLSTLQGSANYTRAQVEQAVANALSAASITAGAVTMDASDSADLKLSINTTRAFPAFALPLDGGLGMPGLGLQTQGSANTALNYSFALSIGVDAGGFYLNTANHASSLSVGITTTIPGFSASAKLSRIHFQIADESGTDGDSVPPTTFGGTFLVDLLDPSGADNRLRPGELGGDLLDATLSGNAAINLNFTSDLSSGALPKIIADLNYSWSFSASNVVAGDMNAGFGSRPVAAFRNVKLDLGSFFSDFAQPILAEVRSVTEPLQPIVEAMQEPIPLLTELNSMNQHVPKSLLEMAVASGAITQDQADDFDILAKIIDIANSIEPGAGSNVLIDLGDFDLGTVDPRLPDFDLAGITPNKIRNATLAVLQDPAVQSFVNKTGIFPKEILADGSLSKGLRFPILEEPETAFGLLLGKNVDLFTMDNATQQLPLYDIDEFIRLAGPLGFRFRGTGNIRLDIDFGFDTKGLFDLAESGDPLDVFNGFYILVPVDQNGAPISMAELNADMRASVAANVLLAEAGAGGSLFANAKATLTDTDENGKVHLDEFIANFDQSPLCVLQASGSLHYGLQAYVTVGVGPFSYTYDYDFPVGRIFDFSHACDDTPEPVLAHIAAGNAVLHIGPDAPLRVSGYIEDGPETFEITRRSGMAGNEQIGITFSGNGGTAGGPSAPPYGAVTSTIHGSGGEGNDTIRLAPDVLSPAHLEGNAGIDRLFGGAGQDTLSGGDGRDFLHGNGGNDSLLGGEGPDVLQGGPGADIHDGGPGIDMVSFADSTAAVTVNLTSGQHTGDAAGDTYLSIEQFEGSPFADTLTGDAGSNQFFGYGGDDILQGGDGDDALEGGPGADQLLGGNGRDFTSYFHSPQGVTVNLATGAATCGDAQGDFLSSIEDLVGSEFNDTLTGNAGDNSMAGLGGNDIIDAGNGTNLVQGGEGKDTITAGSGNDTLYGEGPDTPAFEGLQDQYNFDWSAYLPNQADTIHGGDGDNFIDGGIGDDHITSGAGNDRVLGGPGADTIQTGDGNDNVEGGTGRDIIDLGPGDDYVIVHLDIPGSPPYPEVPYPRFEGGRMVGTGGDTLQGGPGIDTVDLSRMMTRGYFSYYGYDTFGVIVNLSTGATNNGASETVILGFENVIGTDAADNLTGTEGPNVFQPLRGGGRISESFSGPDYIDGLGGIDTLKIDFSRADLPAAPRITTSSTTMIRPGFDSYMFASIERLEIIGASKDDQIHGPVQGHDDILIGMAGNDFLAGRGGSDRLEGGEGDDVLTGCGTIDLSSEFPADGHDILLGGPGNDLLDELAMHHGNYRGLAAGAVFEMDGGPGFDQFAIDLSNQTVPVVWSDATPTNLEFPNGTHVRNCEQVLRIFTGSGNDDITAGTRTNNWIVTGDGDDIVRPGFGTDRVFGGNGIDTLVVDFSMEDLPAYSGVYMTDTVYRRDNGSAGLDYIESYEFERFHITGASKNDQITGRAGNDILKGKGGNDSLNSREGADHLVGCETTGARGAAEIDQLTGGSGADTFVLGDATGRFYDDNVPGTPGHGGYARITDFEPASGDKLVLHGSGYLLGASPVAGVSGTALFHDSDGNGILDPGADELIATLGTATITPANTLGTATSPTAPDLAAAGLENFRTTAQPGGTFAISFSSFETLPANLVLEVEASHDLGASDPWRVIATKLPGSAWAGPVTTCAPSGGKVAATVTPPPLPAGQTKLFVRLRVRDP is encoded by the coding sequence ATGGCCACCCAGTCGGAGATCAACGCACTCATCGCCGGGCTGGACGGCGCGCTGGCAGCCATCGAGGCGGACCTGATCGAGCAGGTCTTCGGCGACTCGCTGCCGCTGCTCGGCGACGGGCTCTCGGAAGCGGCAGCGCAGGGCATCCCGGCCGCCCATCATCTGCTCGGCGTGAGAGACGCGATCAAGGGCGGGCTATCGACCCTGCAGGGCTCCGCCAACTATACCAGAGCCCAGGTCGAGCAGGCAGTCGCGAACGCTCTCTCCGCCGCCTCGATCACGGCTGGCGCGGTCACGATGGACGCCTCTGACTCGGCCGATCTCAAGCTTTCCATCAATACGACGCGCGCCTTCCCCGCCTTCGCGCTGCCGCTTGATGGCGGGCTCGGGATGCCGGGGCTGGGCCTACAGACGCAGGGCTCTGCCAATACCGCGCTGAACTATTCCTTCGCGCTTTCCATCGGTGTCGATGCCGGCGGATTCTACCTGAATACCGCGAACCACGCCTCCTCGCTCTCGGTGGGCATCACCACCACCATCCCCGGCTTCAGCGCGTCGGCGAAGCTCTCGCGCATCCACTTCCAGATCGCCGATGAATCCGGCACGGACGGCGACAGCGTACCGCCCACCACATTCGGCGGCACCTTCCTGGTCGATCTGCTGGACCCGAGCGGCGCGGACAACCGGCTGCGCCCGGGCGAACTCGGCGGCGACCTGCTCGACGCCACTCTCTCGGGGAATGCCGCGATCAATCTCAACTTCACCAGCGATCTCAGCTCGGGTGCCCTGCCGAAGATCATCGCGGATCTGAACTACTCGTGGAGCTTCAGCGCATCGAACGTGGTCGCCGGGGACATGAATGCGGGCTTCGGCTCGCGGCCCGTCGCCGCCTTCCGCAACGTGAAGCTCGACCTCGGTTCGTTCTTCTCCGACTTCGCCCAACCCATACTGGCGGAGGTGCGTTCGGTCACCGAGCCGCTCCAGCCCATCGTCGAGGCGATGCAGGAGCCCATCCCGCTGCTCACCGAGCTGAACTCGATGAACCAGCACGTGCCGAAGTCTCTGCTGGAAATGGCGGTCGCCAGCGGTGCCATCACGCAGGACCAGGCGGACGACTTCGACATCCTCGCGAAGATCATCGACATCGCGAACTCCATCGAGCCCGGCGCCGGATCGAACGTGCTGATCGACCTCGGTGACTTCGACCTCGGCACGGTGGATCCGCGGTTGCCGGACTTCGATCTCGCGGGCATCACGCCGAACAAGATCCGCAATGCAACGCTCGCTGTCCTCCAGGACCCCGCGGTGCAGAGCTTCGTCAACAAGACCGGCATCTTCCCGAAGGAGATCCTGGCCGATGGTTCCCTGAGCAAGGGCCTGCGCTTCCCGATCCTGGAGGAGCCCGAGACCGCCTTCGGCCTGCTGCTCGGCAAGAACGTCGATCTCTTCACGATGGACAATGCGACGCAGCAACTCCCGCTCTACGACATCGATGAATTCATCCGCCTTGCCGGGCCGCTGGGCTTCCGCTTCCGCGGCACGGGCAATATCCGGCTCGATATCGATTTCGGCTTCGACACGAAGGGGCTCTTCGATCTCGCGGAGAGTGGCGATCCCCTAGATGTCTTCAATGGCTTCTACATCCTCGTCCCTGTCGACCAGAATGGAGCACCTATCTCAATGGCGGAACTCAACGCTGACATGCGAGCCAGCGTGGCGGCAAATGTCCTGCTGGCGGAAGCAGGTGCGGGCGGCTCGCTTTTCGCCAATGCAAAGGCGACACTGACCGATACGGATGAAAACGGAAAAGTTCATCTCGATGAGTTCATCGCGAACTTCGACCAATCGCCACTCTGCGTGCTGCAGGCCAGCGGCAGCCTCCACTACGGATTGCAGGCTTATGTCACCGTCGGCGTGGGCCCTTTCTCCTACACCTACGACTATGATTTCCCGGTCGGCAGGATCTTCGACTTCTCTCACGCCTGTGATGACACCCCCGAGCCCGTGCTCGCCCACATCGCCGCCGGGAATGCCGTTCTGCACATCGGTCCGGACGCCCCGCTCCGCGTCTCCGGCTACATCGAGGACGGGCCGGAGACCTTCGAGATCACCCGGCGATCGGGCATGGCGGGCAACGAGCAGATCGGCATCACCTTCTCGGGCAACGGCGGCACCGCCGGCGGTCCCTCGGCCCCGCCCTACGGGGCGGTGACTAGCACCATCCACGGCTCCGGCGGCGAGGGGAACGACACCATCCGGCTCGCACCGGACGTGCTTTCGCCCGCTCATCTGGAAGGGAATGCCGGGATCGACCGGCTCTTCGGAGGAGCGGGCCAAGACACGCTCTCCGGCGGCGACGGCCGCGACTTCCTGCACGGCAATGGTGGCAATGACTCGCTCCTCGGTGGCGAGGGACCGGACGTGCTCCAAGGAGGACCCGGTGCCGACATTCACGACGGAGGCCCCGGCATCGACATGGTCTCCTTCGCCGACTCCACCGCCGCTGTGACGGTCAATCTGACAAGCGGGCAACACACGGGAGATGCGGCGGGAGACACCTATCTCTCCATCGAGCAATTCGAGGGCTCGCCCTTCGCCGACACGCTTACCGGCGATGCGGGATCGAACCAATTTTTCGGCTACGGAGGTGACGACATCCTGCAAGGCGGCGACGGCGATGACGCACTGGAGGGCGGTCCCGGAGCGGACCAATTGCTGGGCGGAAACGGCCGTGACTTCACCAGCTACTTCCACTCCCCGCAGGGCGTGACCGTGAACCTCGCCACCGGCGCGGCCACGTGCGGCGATGCGCAGGGAGACTTCCTCAGCTCGATCGAGGATCTCGTCGGCTCGGAATTCAATGACACGCTCACGGGCAACGCGGGAGACAACTCGATGGCAGGGCTTGGCGGGAACGACATCATCGACGCGGGCAATGGCACGAACCTCGTCCAAGGTGGCGAGGGTAAGGACACCATCACCGCCGGCAGCGGGAATGACACCCTCTACGGCGAGGGGCCGGACACGCCGGCATTCGAGGGCCTTCAGGATCAATACAATTTCGACTGGAGTGCCTATCTCCCGAACCAGGCCGACACCATCCATGGCGGCGATGGCGACAATTTCATCGATGGCGGCATCGGCGACGACCACATTACCAGCGGAGCCGGGAATGACCGGGTGCTTGGCGGCCCGGGTGCCGACACCATCCAGACCGGTGACGGGAATGACAATGTAGAGGGAGGAACGGGACGCGATATCATCGATCTGGGTCCGGGTGACGACTACGTCATCGTCCATCTGGATATCCCGGGATCCCCGCCCTACCCTGAGGTCCCGTATCCCCGCTTCGAAGGTGGCAGGATGGTCGGCACCGGAGGAGACACGCTCCAAGGAGGCCCCGGCATCGACACCGTGGATCTGAGCAGGATGATGACGCGGGGATACTTCAGCTACTACGGCTACGATACCTTCGGCGTCATCGTGAACCTCTCGACCGGAGCCACGAACAACGGAGCGAGCGAGACTGTCATCCTCGGCTTCGAAAACGTGATCGGCACCGATGCCGCGGACAACCTCACCGGCACCGAGGGGCCGAATGTCTTCCAGCCGCTCCGGGGTGGCGGGCGCATCAGCGAGTCCTTCTCCGGCCCGGACTACATCGACGGGCTCGGCGGCATCGACACGCTGAAGATCGACTTTTCCCGGGCTGACCTGCCGGCCGCACCGCGCATCACCACCAGCAGCACCACGATGATAAGGCCGGGCTTCGACAGCTACATGTTCGCCAGCATCGAACGCCTGGAGATCATCGGCGCGAGCAAGGACGACCAGATCCATGGCCCGGTGCAGGGGCACGACGACATCCTCATCGGCATGGCCGGGAATGACTTCCTCGCAGGCCGCGGCGGCTCGGACCGGCTCGAGGGCGGCGAGGGGGATGATGTCCTGACTGGCTGCGGGACGATCGACCTCTCGTCGGAGTTCCCCGCGGACGGTCACGACATTCTGTTAGGTGGGCCGGGGAATGACCTCCTCGATGAACTCGCAATGCATCATGGGAATTACCGGGGTCTGGCTGCCGGTGCCGTCTTCGAAATGGATGGCGGACCGGGCTTCGACCAGTTCGCCATCGACCTTTCCAACCAGACCGTGCCCGTCGTCTGGAGCGACGCCACGCCCACGAACCTGGAATTCCCCAATGGCACCCATGTCCGCAATTGCGAACAGGTGCTTCGGATCTTCACCGGCTCCGGCAACGATGACATCACCGCGGGTACCCGCACGAACAACTGGATCGTCACCGGAGACGGCGACGACATCGTCCGCCCGGGCTTCGGCACCGACCGGGTCTTCGGCGGCAACGGGATCGACACGCTGGTGGTGGATTTTTCGATGGAAGACCTCCCCGCCTACAGCGGCGTCTACATGACCGACACGGTCTACCGCCGCGACAATGGCTCCGCGGGACTCGACTACATCGAGTCTTATGAATTCGAGCGATTCCACATCACCGGAGCGAGCAAGAACGACCAGATCACCGGCCGCGCGGGCAATGACATCCTCAAGGGCAAAGGAGGCAACGACTCGCTGAACTCCCGGGAAGGTGCCGACCATCTCGTCGGCTGCGAGACCACCGGGGCCCGGGGCGCGGCGGAGATCGACCAACTCACCGGCGGCAGCGGCGCGGACACCTTCGTGCTCGGGGATGCGACAGGCCGCTTCTACGATGACAATGTGCCCGGCACTCCCGGCCACGGGGGCTACGCGAGGATCACCGACTTCGAACCGGCATCCGGCGACAAACTGGTCCTCCACGGCTCGGGATACCTGCTCGGAGCCTCTCCCGTCGCCGGGGTCAGCGGCACCGCCCTCTTCCATGACTCCGATGGCAACGGCATCCTTGATCCCGGCGCCGACGAGCTCATCGCCACCCTGGGCACCGCCACCATCACCCCGGCCAATACACTCGGCACCGCCACCTCTCCCACCGCACCGGATCTCGCCGCCGCCGGCCTCGAGAACTTCCGGACCACCGCGCAACCCGGCGGGACCTTCGCGATATCCTTCAGCTCCTTTGAGACGCTACCCGCAAATCTCGTCTTGGAAGTGGAAGCCAGCCACGACCTCGGAGCGTCCGACCCTTGGCGCGTCATCGCGACGAAGCTCCCCGGCTCCGCATGGGCCGGCCCCGTCACGACCTGCGCCCCATCCGGCGGGAAAGTCGCCGCCACCGTGACACCCCCGCCCCTACCGGCCGGACAAACCAAACTCTTCGTCCGACTGAGAGTCAGGGACCCGTGA